DNA sequence from the Pleurocapsa sp. PCC 7319 genome:
CCTTGCTGTGATAATTGTCGTGCCATTTCAAAAGCAACAATCCCACCGAAACATCTTCCACCTAGATAATAAGGTCCAACAGGTTGAATTGCTCTAATTTCCTTGATGTAGTGTGCTGCCATGTCTTCAACCCGTTCATGGGGTTCGGTTTCTCCTTCCAATCCCAGGGGTTGAGGAACGTAAAATGGCTGGTCTTTACCCAGATGACGTACTAAATTAGCAAATCCTAGTAAACTATTACCTGCTGGAGGAATACAAAATAAAGTTGGACGAGAACTACCAGGTTGTGGGGGATTTAACCAGGAACTAGAATTAGTGTCTCCATTTTCGCTAATTAGCTTAGCTAACTTTTCGACTGTTGGCGCTTCTAACAACGCAGATAAGGGTAGCTTTTTGCCGAAAGAGCTTTCAATTTCCCCAATTAGGCGGAAAGCAAGGAGAGAACTACCTCCTATTTCAAAAAAGTTATCTTGAAGATGGATATCTTGGTTGTCTAAAATTTCTGACCAAAGTTCAGTCAGTCTCAATTCTAAAGCATTTCTAGGTTTAGAATTATTCGTTGATTTAGATGAAGATCTACCGGGAACTGACAAATTATTAGTGCGTTTAGCGCGTAGTTGTTGGCGATCGCGATTACTTAATACTAATAATTCACTAATTGGTTTGGTTGGGTCAGCGACAATTTTCTCGAGTAAGGTTTGCCAATCCTCTGCCATCTTAGCGATCGACTCTGGAGAAAATAAATCGGTATTATATTTCCAGACTCCAACTAGTTCGTCTTGACACTCTGTTAAAGAAAGCGATAAATCAAAATCAGCTTTGCCATTATCTATGTCTAAGGTTTCCACAGCCAAACCAGATAGATTGGGCTTATTTTGTTCATTGTTTTGGAGGACAAACATAACTTGGGATAGTGATTTTTGTCCTAAACCAAGGTCTTGAACTAGTTGCTGTAGAGGAAAATCTTGGTGAGCATAGGAACCAGTAACTGTTTGACGTACTTGATTCAATAATTCTTGAACACTAGGATTGCCAGACAAATCACTTCTAAGAATTAGCAGGTTAACAAAATAACCCATTAACTGCTTAAGTTCTGGACGATTACGATTAGCAATGGGACTACAGACAAAAAGATCTTCTTGCTCGGTGTAAACATAAAGCAAAATCTTAAACGCCGTCAGTAAGGTAGCAAAAAGGGTTGCTCCAGATTGATAACTAAGCTGTTTAAGCTCAGCAGTAAGTGGGGCAGATATAGTTAGTTTATGAGTGGAACTTTTACGGGTGGGTACTGCTGGTGGAGAATAGTCTGTCGGGAGTGTCAAATCTGGAAGATTAGCGCCCAATTTCTCTTGCCAATAAGAACGAAGGGCAGCCAGAAAATCACTTTGTAACCATTGGCGTTGCCAAACCGCAAAATCTGCGTACTGAATAGATAATTTTGGTAAAGGGGAGGATTCTCCCTGAACAAAAGATTCATAAAGTGAAGTTAGTTCTTGCCACAACATTCCCTCTGACCAACCATCAAAAACAATGTGGTGAACACTGATGAGTAGTATATTTTCTTCTGGTTCTAGTTCTAGTAGAGAAGCGCGAAAGAGTAGATCACTACTGATGTCAAAAGGTTTTTGAGCTTCCTGTATTGAAAGTCGTAGTGCCTCTTGCTCCCGTTCTACCTTCGGCAATTCCTGTAAATTCTGAATAGTTAAGCTCCAGTTCTGGTCTTCAGAGGAAATGATTTGAACTGGTTTATTCTCTACGGTGCTAAAAGTAGTTCTAAGGGCTTCATGGCGTCTGACAATTTCTTTGAGGCTCTGCTCAAGAGCGGAGATGTTGAGAGAACCGCTTAGTCGCAAAGCTAAAGGAATATTGTACGCAGTACTGCTTCCTGATTCTAATTGGTCAATAAGCCAGAGTCGCTCCTGGGTAAAAGAGAGGGGAAGATTCTGTTCGCGTGAAGTAGGAATTAAAGGTGGAGCTTGATTCTGTAAGCTAATAATAGTTCTAATTGCTTGCCAAAGATCTGCTGGAGCCTGAGCTGAGGCAGTCTGTTTTTGGGGAATTGTTTCTGTTGTATTACTCATAATCTTTTCTGCTATAGGTTTCGCTCTTCCAATCTGTAACACCCGATTAACCTTTAGTGGTTAGTAAATTGCGAACAAGTACTCCAGACACTTCCATGCCACAGGTGTACAAAGTAATGTTTCGGTCAGCACTTAATTTTTCATGAGCTGACAAAATAATCTTTTCTGTTTCTTCCCAGCCAATACACTTATCCGTAACAGAAACACCATATTTTAATTCCTGCAGATTTTTAGGAATTTTTTGATTGCCTTCATACAAGTTAGATTCCAACATCATCCCAACTATGGATTGATTGCCATCGGCAATTTGTTGCAAAATATTTTCTAACACCGAAGCTTGTAATTTATGATTTTTGTGAGAGTTTCCGTGACTACAATCGATGACAATGGTCTGCGGTAAATTTAAATCTTTGAGTTTTTGTTCTGCTCTGGTAACTGTCGCGGCATCAAAATTAGGCTGGCGATCACCACCTCGTAAAATAAGATGACTATAAGGATTACCTTTAGTTCTAAAAGTACTTACTTGCCCCTCGCGATCAAGTCCGATAAAGTTATGGGGCATCTTCGATGATTGGATTGCATTTAAAGCCACTTGAATATTACCATCTGTACCATTTTTAAAACCCACTGGCATAGACAATCCACTTGCCATTTCCCGATGAGTTTGTGATTCAATAGTACGAGCTCCAATAGCTGACCAAGAAATTAATTCCGCTAGATATTGAGGGGTTATCGGATCTAATGCTTCTGTAGCTACTGGTAATCCTATTTCGCCAATTTTAATTAGTAGGTTACGAGCAGTAGATAGACCCTTCTGCATATTAAATGAACCATCCAGATCGGGATCGTTGATCAATCCTTTCCAGCCTACAGTTGTTCTGGGTTTTTCAAAGTAAACCCTCATGACAATTAATAATTTGTCTTTAACCCTCTCAGCTAAATCTTTTAGCTTTTTAGCATAATCTTCTGCAGCTTTTGGGGAGTGAATGGAGCAAGGGCCGATGATGATAAATTTTCTAGAGTCTTTGCCATCTAAAATATTTTGTAGCTCATTTCTTCCTTGTAAAACTGTTTTGGCAGCAGCTTCGGTCAAGGGTAATTGACTCTTGAGTTGAATCGGGGTCATTAAAACCTGAGAAGATTCAATATTGACATCTAGTATTTCTTTAATATTCATCTTGCTTAACGAGGGGAATCAATTTAAAAAATGTGATTTGATTTGAAAAGTGGTTCTGATTCAAAAGTCCGTCAGAAAATAGCTGGCGGGAAATTTTTCAGTAATCATGATAATGGGTTTACCCTGAGAAAAGACTAGATAAGTACGAGATAGAATTGAATCTTCTGGTTGAATCGGAAAATAAGTAGACAATTTACCTACAGTTTCTTCAGCTGTATCAACTATCTCTTTAAAAGTTTCAAACTTATTTTCTAACCAGAGTCTGCCCAGAGGAGTTTTAGAGTGTAATAATTCATCTTTAAACTTTTCTTCTAATCTTTCAGTAACCAGAATTGACTCAGCATAAATAAAGTTTTTTCTGCTGATTTTTCCTTGAAGTAATATTTTCCTTTCAATTACTTCACTACCCTGTTTAACTTCTAACGGTAAAATATCCTGTGTAATTGAAACTATTCCTTCTGATAGCTTGACTACCCGAATTTGTTCAAATAAGTAGGCTTCTAATATTTCAGTTAGTGTCCCATCAGTTGTTAGTAAGATACGCTGAAATGTACTTAGTTTTGATGGATTGATATGACTACGGATTAAAGATTGATTTAAATCTTCACGCATCAGATCAATATTATTGTTATTCACTTAAATAATTTTTGTTAGTTTTAGTTAATTGAGTTAGAACAGTTTAAGCTGAAAAGAAAAACTAGAAGAATTGAAAATTCAAGTATTATGGCTATGCTTTGGTTTTCTGATCGATTAATTTTACAATATCGCTGATTGTCCGAAAATTATCGAGACTAATCTCAGCATCGTTAAAAGTAATACCAAAAGCTTCTTGCAAATTAAAAATTAAGGTCATGGCATTAATCGAGTTTAATCCCAAATAAAAAATGTCCTGATCATCGTCAATTTGTTGACTATTAATATTTGGAAGTAACTCAGAAACTACATTTTTGGTTTTAAGTTTTAGTTCTTCAGTTGTCATCATGGTTGCTAAAAGTCGGTTAAAAAAGTAATAATTTGATTGGTATAAATTTGATTGAATTAATACTAGTTTTCGTTAAGATTAACATACTAGCAAAATATGATAGTAGGCAGCTAGATATTGCAACAAGTTAATTATAATTTGCCTTATCTAGCTGAGTAAAATAGTTAGTTTTATACTAGATCTTTGCGCAAAATTTTACCCAAAGAACTGCGAGGTATTTCGCTGCGAAATTCAATGATTCTGGGAATTTTAAAATCAGCTAGCTGCTCTTGACAATAGGCAATTAATTCCTCTTCCGGACACTGTTCTCGACAGACAACAACTGCTTTAACAATCTCTCCAGTGTAGGGTTGTTTAGTTCCAACTACTACCGCTTCTTCTACATTGGGATGAGTTACTAAAACATCTTCAACTTCGAAGGGATCGACTTTATGTCCTCCTGTCTCAATAAAGATTCTTTTTCTACCAGTGATTGAAAGATAACCTTGTTCGTCTTTTTTACCTAAATCACCGGTAAAGTAGTGACCATTTTGAAACACTTCTTTGTTCACTTCAGGAGAATTATGGTATCCCTTGGTCAAAGTTTGACTGGTAATTACTAATTCGCCTTCCAGACCAGGAGGTAATTCTTGTCCGCGATCGCCAATTACTTTAATCTCAACATTATGCATTGGTAAACCAATAGAATCGTATTTAACATCTTGGCTACTTTGCATATTAATGGCTACTGAACCTGCTTCTGTACAACCATAAAGCTGTCGCAGAGGAATGCCAAACCGTTGTAAAAACTTATCAAAAATGTCTTGAGAGAGGAAGTTCCCCGCCGATATACACAATCGAAGACTTGGTAATTCAGCATATGTATCTGCTGGTGCTGCTGCCAGGATGCTAAAGATATAAGGAACAGCAGGTAGAATTGTGATCTTTTCTTGCTCAATTAATTCTAGAACGCGAGCCCGACGGAAAACAAAGGGCATCTCTACTGGGACACCGTCCTGCAAAAACGGTTCTAAAATTGTTAGGGTGGCTCCTGAACAGATTGCTGCCAGTAAACATTCACCAAATCCATAGGCATGATACAGCGGTACAAGACAAAGAATGTTATCGGAGCTTGTTACCTGCAGTGTCTCAACACAATTAATTGCTTGATGATAGAGATTATTCTGGGTACGACAGACTCTTTTGGGTCTTCCTGTAGAACCCGATGAATATTGATAAAGAACATCTCCTAAATAGGATTCTTCTGGCTGCCAATCTCCAAAATCAGACTGGATCAAGTTGTTAAACGCCAGACCAACAGTGGGTTTCTCTGAGACTACAATTAAATCAACAGAGCGTTCCAAGCGGGAAATTGCCTGATGACAAGCTTCAGCTCTAATACTATCAGTAATAATAACTTTGGCATTACTATCCCGGAGGTAGTGTTCCAGTTCGTTTTCTTTGAATCCTGGATTTAGCAACAGAGCGATCGCATTCAAGGAGGTGACCGCACAAAAACTAACCACAAACTCAGGACAATTAGGTAAGATTAAAGCGACACAATCTGATTGTTGAACCCCTAAAACACTTAGACCTTGGCTAAATCCTCGCACTTGTTGCTCAAGTTCTTGATAACTAGTTCGGGTTTGACCATAGACAAGAGCTGTTTTGTCAGGTTGCTCTGCTACAGTCTTTTGAAGCATTTGATATAGCATAATCGATAAAAAAGAATCTGAGATATAAAGAAATTAAGTTAAAGAGTTGACTATTTTTCTTGGATAACGGCTTCGATTTCGATATCTAGTTCATAGCGACAGATATCTGAACGCAGGTAAATAATATGGTCTTCCTCAGTGGCTAAAATACTTTGAGGAAATAACTCTCGAACTATGGCAGCATCAGATTCGCGGCGAATATAAACTTTGAAAAAGCGATCATACTTCGCCGAATCGGGCATCAGACTGCCGAAACTCATCCGTTCGTGTACTAACCCCATATTCATAAACACTAAACTCATATTGTCGAGGGTAGTATACATCTGTTCGGCAACGTCACTAAGAGTTACTGACTTGTGGCTTTTAATGCTAGCCGTACCAGATAAATAACCGACACGTTTACCTCCAAGCTCGATCACCGTTCCCCTAGCAAAACTAGGAGATCGAGGTCCATATTGTTGAGGATATTTGAATGCTGAAACTTGTTCGGGATTCTCGATGTGGGTAGCTTCGGCTTTTCCTGCTATAAAATACAGCACTAATTTGCGATCGTTGATACCCACCGCTGATGCTGCTGGTAATTTAACCTCAAAATCAGTGCCATAAAACGCTTCAAAAGCTAGAGAACGTCCTTTACAAAAAG
Encoded proteins:
- a CDS encoding condensation domain-containing protein; translated protein: MSNTTETIPQKQTASAQAPADLWQAIRTIISLQNQAPPLIPTSREQNLPLSFTQERLWLIDQLESGSSTAYNIPLALRLSGSLNISALEQSLKEIVRRHEALRTTFSTVENKPVQIISSEDQNWSLTIQNLQELPKVEREQEALRLSIQEAQKPFDISSDLLFRASLLELEPEENILLISVHHIVFDGWSEGMLWQELTSLYESFVQGESSPLPKLSIQYADFAVWQRQWLQSDFLAALRSYWQEKLGANLPDLTLPTDYSPPAVPTRKSSTHKLTISAPLTAELKQLSYQSGATLFATLLTAFKILLYVYTEQEDLFVCSPIANRNRPELKQLMGYFVNLLILRSDLSGNPSVQELLNQVRQTVTGSYAHQDFPLQQLVQDLGLGQKSLSQVMFVLQNNEQNKPNLSGLAVETLDIDNGKADFDLSLSLTECQDELVGVWKYNTDLFSPESIAKMAEDWQTLLEKIVADPTKPISELLVLSNRDRQQLRAKRTNNLSVPGRSSSKSTNNSKPRNALELRLTELWSEILDNQDIHLQDNFFEIGGSSLLAFRLIGEIESSFGKKLPLSALLEAPTVEKLAKLISENGDTNSSSWLNPPQPGSSRPTLFCIPPAGNSLLGFANLVRHLGKDQPFYVPQPLGLEGETEPHERVEDMAAHYIKEIRAIQPVGPYYLGGRCFGGIVAFEMARQLSQQGQKVGLLALIDGGMPPNIYSKLRNTNGSQKTKTLAEYWQSFAYFCRNGQLLTILEYKYRKQLRKLKAKFLPSQAAPDPLMANVKKVFRSHLKARAKYLPTSSYPGKITIFASGTLRLDQQASWEELATEGIDCHFVGGSHGTIDQEPHVGVLAGKLRACLDEAQQKTNVHI
- a CDS encoding acyl carrier protein gives rise to the protein MMTTEELKLKTKNVVSELLPNINSQQIDDDQDIFYLGLNSINAMTLIFNLQEAFGITFNDAEISLDNFRTISDIVKLIDQKTKA
- a CDS encoding chorismate pyruvate-lyase family protein, encoding MREDLNQSLIRSHINPSKLSTFQRILLTTDGTLTEILEAYLFEQIRVVKLSEGIVSITQDILPLEVKQGSEVIERKILLQGKISRKNFIYAESILVTERLEEKFKDELLHSKTPLGRLWLENKFETFKEIVDTAEETVGKLSTYFPIQPEDSILSRTYLVFSQGKPIIMITEKFPASYFLTDF
- a CDS encoding class I adenylate-forming enzyme family protein produces the protein MLQKTVAEQPDKTALVYGQTRTSYQELEQQVRGFSQGLSVLGVQQSDCVALILPNCPEFVVSFCAVTSLNAIALLLNPGFKENELEHYLRDSNAKVIITDSIRAEACHQAISRLERSVDLIVVSEKPTVGLAFNNLIQSDFGDWQPEESYLGDVLYQYSSGSTGRPKRVCRTQNNLYHQAINCVETLQVTSSDNILCLVPLYHAYGFGECLLAAICSGATLTILEPFLQDGVPVEMPFVFRRARVLELIEQEKITILPAVPYIFSILAAAPADTYAELPSLRLCISAGNFLSQDIFDKFLQRFGIPLRQLYGCTEAGSVAINMQSSQDVKYDSIGLPMHNVEIKVIGDRGQELPPGLEGELVITSQTLTKGYHNSPEVNKEVFQNGHYFTGDLGKKDEQGYLSITGRKRIFIETGGHKVDPFEVEDVLVTHPNVEEAVVVGTKQPYTGEIVKAVVVCREQCPEEELIAYCQEQLADFKIPRIIEFRSEIPRSSLGKILRKDLV
- a CDS encoding 3-deoxy-7-phosphoheptulonate synthase; this encodes MNIKEILDVNIESSQVLMTPIQLKSQLPLTEAAAKTVLQGRNELQNILDGKDSRKFIIIGPCSIHSPKAAEDYAKKLKDLAERVKDKLLIVMRVYFEKPRTTVGWKGLINDPDLDGSFNMQKGLSTARNLLIKIGEIGLPVATEALDPITPQYLAELISWSAIGARTIESQTHREMASGLSMPVGFKNGTDGNIQVALNAIQSSKMPHNFIGLDREGQVSTFRTKGNPYSHLILRGGDRQPNFDAATVTRAEQKLKDLNLPQTIVIDCSHGNSHKNHKLQASVLENILQQIADGNQSIVGMMLESNLYEGNQKIPKNLQELKYGVSVTDKCIGWEETEKIILSAHEKLSADRNITLYTCGMEVSGVLVRNLLTTKG